A window of Ranitomeya variabilis isolate aRanVar5 chromosome 2, aRanVar5.hap1, whole genome shotgun sequence contains these coding sequences:
- the LOC143809728 gene encoding uncharacterized protein LOC143809728 — protein MYLTHTLRDRRTRRQEQPHMLPELIDARVLSILNSMTPETAVDRFCRSLSPCLGKVPDGRQERVRAAILTLIAASQGEQEPNQVLGPIEQWRAAQHQIQMPSATNITNDQNVGTQQTQERPAPSSMLPPPAVRPRYPQMSAPVWFPPAHSYTHDYGQMSDPTSVPHSRGSSQQYGQMPDPTSVPHSRGSSQQYGQISDPTSVPHSCGSSQQYGQMSDPTSVPLSCTSRQQYWQMSDETSVPHARASSHQYWQMSAPTSVPHARATTQQYWQRSVPSHTYSQHSESLSSSMSVGDISGAHFAIPQPYNMPSRHQTPMVTQFVPPNRMARGDPYSSSQSYVSQIGQSQPTLPQPQSDDATFLKETDQTQPYTPSTSGTASVLHTEPPQTTTCLPTVTTGQMPTPSTSPERVSAENTTDESFSSHGDFVDLEGT, from the coding sequence ATGTATCTAACACACACTCTCCGAGATAGGCGAACTAGGCGACAGGAACAGCCACATATGCTGCCCGAGCTCATTGATGCTAGAGTTTTATCCATACTCAATTCCATGACACCAGAAACTGCTGTAGATAGGTTTTGTCGCTCACTGTCTCCTTGCCTTGGCAAAGTTCCTGATGGACGGCAGGAACGAGTACGTGCTGCAATCTTGACCCTCATTGCTGCAAGCCAAGGAGAGCAGGAACCCAACCAGGTGCTAGGGCCCATTGAACAATGGCGAGCTGCCCAACATCAAATACAGATGCCATCTGCTACCAATATAACAAATGACCAAAATGTAGGTACCCAACAAACACAGGAAAGGCCTGCACCCTCGTCCATGCTTCCACCTCCTGCTGTAAGACCTCGTTATCCCCAAATGTCTGCTCCAGTTTGGTTTCCTCCTGCCCATAGCTACACCCATGATTatggacaaatgtccgatcctacctctgtgccccattcacgtggCAGTAGCCAGCAATATGGACAAATgcccgatcctacctctgtgccccattcacgtggcagtagccagcaatacggacaaatatccgatcctacctctgtgccccattcatgtggcagtagccagcaatatggacaaatgtccgatcctacctctgtgcctctgTCCTGTACCAGTAGACAGCAATATTGGCAAATGTCTGATGAGACTTCTGTGCCTCATGCACGTGCCAGTAGCCATCAATATTGGCAAATGTCTgctcctacctctgtgcctcatgcccgtgccacaaCTCAGCAATATTGGCAAAGGTCTGTTCCAAGCCACACCTACAGCCAACATTCCGAATCCCTGTCCTCCAGCATGTCTGTGGGTGATATTAGTGGTGCTCATTTTGCTATTCCACAGCCCTACAATATGCCATCAAGGCACCAGACACCTATGGTCACACAATTTGTTCCGCCAAACCGTATGGCAAGAGGTGATCCCTATAGTAGTTCCCAATCATATGTGAGCCAGATTGGTCAGTCACAACCTACTTTACCTCAACCACAAAGTGATGATGCCACATTTTTGAAAGAGACAGACCAAACGCAACCTTATACCCCATCTACATCAGGAACGGCATCAGTTTTGCACACTGAACCACCTCAAACAACCACATGCCTGCCCACAGTGACTACAGGACAAATGCCCACACCCTCAACCAGCCCTGAACGTGTCAGCGCAGAAAATACCACGGATGAATCTTTCTCCAGTCATGGTGACTTTGTGGATTTAGAAGGAACATAA